CATCTATATTCAATACGGAATATTTATTTTTTCTATTATCCTTATTTACGGACTTAATAAAGCGGATAAAATGGAACATATAAGCATTTTACAAAAAAATCTTACTATGCTTCCTCTTATCAATGCATTGCTAAACACTCTCGTGTTCTTCCTCATTATTATAGGAGTGATTGCTATAAAACGAGGACATAAAATACTCCATAGTAATATTATGAAGATAGCATTAGTTATATCCTCTCTCTTCTTGATATTATTTTTTCTCCATGTTTTTGCCAGTGGAGCAGTCAAGTATGGAGATATAAATCACGATAGTGTCTTATCTGTAGAAGAAAAAAATGCCATACAAAATACTCAATTCTTGTATTATTTTTTTTTATCTACTCATATTCTTTTAGCAACTTTTTGTTTGCCGTTTATTATATTGGTTGCCTATAAAGGACTTATTGGAGATTATATTATACATAAAAAAATAGCTCGTATTATCTATCCTCTTTGGCTTTACATAACTTTTACAGGACCTCTTATTTATTGGATATTGAAAGAGAGCTATACTTTATGAGGTATTGAGTGAGGATGTTTTTTTGAAATAGAATTAGGAATATTGTGTAATTATTTAACTATAACCCCAAGGGTATAGTAAAACTATAAAAAATAGAATACGAAAGATTTACAAACAGTGAAGAGTAGCATGTATGTTAATAGAATCATACCATTCTTTAGGGATTGGGATAAGGTTATGTGCTTTCACTGTTTCTATTTTGTTTATTTTTTATTACCATAAAAAAAATAGTAGATAAATAATTACAAATATTAGAACCTTATTAATTACAACAATTGAAACTCTATTAAGAGTTTACTAAAACTATATTACATTAACAATACGAAATTTTTATTATATTTTTGCGTAAAATAAGTAATGGTAAATAAAAAAAAACAATGAATAAAAAGATTTTTGTAAGTGTGGGGATAGTCATTTTTAGTATCATAAAAAGTGCAGGACAGGATTACACAGACCTCCATTGGAAATTTGGAAATACGAGTAATGGAATAGATTTTGATAAAGGAAATTATACCGCAAGGGTATCGGCAGACAAATCGGTGGCTTTTAGTTCTCAGGGAGGATTGGTGGTTGCTGACCCTTTGAATGGGAACATTCTATTCTATACAGATGGAAATACGGTATACGATAGAGATCATCAAATCGTTCCAAATGGTATGGGATTAAGTGCTATGAGCAGTGCTTCACAGAGAGTGGTTGGTTGCCCTGTTCCGGGAAGTCAAAGATTATTTTATATTTTTACTTATACCGATGCAGAAATACAGTATTCTCTTTTTGATAGAGAGGCATTAGGAAATGCTTCAGTAATTCCTGCGGGAGTTATAACGAGCAAAAACGAAAGCACTCTTTTTAAAAATCCTTCAGGTGCAGTAGCTATTATTCCATCTGCGGATAGAAGTTTTTTTTGGTTATTGGGTCAAAATAAACTCAATAGAAGATACCAGCTTTTGAAAATAACCTCTGCAAGTATGGATACCAGCTCTTTTTCTTTTGAAAATGCAAATAATCCATCCTTGGAAGCGGCAG
The Chitinophagaceae bacterium DNA segment above includes these coding regions:
- a CDS encoding DUF420 domain-containing protein, with product MKITKTKDIYIQYGIFIFSIILIYGLNKADKMEHISILQKNLTMLPLINALLNTLVFFLIIIGVIAIKRGHKILHSNIMKIALVISSLFLILFFLHVFASGAVKYGDINHDSVLSVEEKNAIQNTQFLYYFFLSTHILLATFCLPFIILVAYKGLIGDYIIHKKIARIIYPLWLYITFTGPLIYWILKESYTL